Proteins encoded within one genomic window of Candidatus Nezhaarchaeota archaeon:
- the mtrH gene encoding tetrahydromethanopterin S-methyltransferase subunit H, whose protein sequence is MFKFAREQYVYQIGKVKIGGQPGENPTVLAGTIFYGGHKIVSDPKTGVFDKEKAEALIKKQEELSDITGNPSMVQVFSESVEAMKKYIDFVASVTDSPFLIDSTEPKVRAEGAKYAKEVGLLDRAVYNSINASITEEELKVLMELKIPNSIVLAFNPTDPSIKGKIAVLTTGGGIVKRGLLEIAKDCGVKAILIDVAATALGSGAGASLASTYVIKSKFGYPTGSGIHNVVSAWPWLKKLRKEHPSGKEIFRFCDVASNALQVIVGGNFVLYGPIENAEHVFPVVAMTDILITDMASLELGLTVSESHPYRRLVG, encoded by the coding sequence ATGTTCAAATTTGCAAGAGAACAATACGTCTACCAAATAGGAAAGGTAAAGATTGGAGGGCAACCAGGCGAAAATCCTACAGTTCTCGCAGGAACTATATTTTATGGAGGACACAAAATAGTAAGTGACCCTAAGACTGGCGTTTTTGATAAGGAGAAGGCTGAAGCCTTAATAAAGAAACAAGAAGAGCTCTCAGACATAACTGGTAATCCATCCATGGTTCAAGTGTTTTCGGAGAGCGTCGAGGCCATGAAGAAGTACATAGACTTCGTAGCATCCGTGACTGACTCACCATTCCTGATAGACTCTACAGAGCCTAAGGTTAGAGCTGAAGGTGCTAAGTACGCTAAGGAAGTTGGGCTTCTCGATCGAGCCGTTTACAACTCAATAAACGCCTCAATAACGGAGGAGGAGCTTAAAGTCCTAATGGAGCTTAAAATTCCCAATAGCATAGTCTTAGCCTTTAATCCGACAGATCCTTCAATAAAGGGTAAGATTGCGGTGCTAACAACGGGAGGAGGTATCGTTAAGAGAGGTCTCCTCGAAATAGCTAAGGATTGTGGCGTTAAAGCGATACTAATCGATGTCGCAGCAACGGCATTAGGATCTGGTGCCGGGGCATCCTTAGCATCAACCTATGTCATTAAGTCGAAATTTGGCTATCCAACAGGTAGCGGAATACACAATGTCGTCTCGGCGTGGCCATGGCTTAAGAAGTTGAGGAAAGAACATCCAAGTGGGAAGGAAATATTCAGGTTCTGTGACGTAGCCAGCAACGCTCTTCAAGTGATTGTAGGAGGAAACTTCGTCCTCTATGGACCGATAGAGAATGCAGAGCACGTCTTCCCAGTAGTAGCAATGACTGACATTTTGATAACGGATATGGCAAGTTTAGAACTAGGGCTTACTGTCAGCGAGAGCCATCCCTATCGAAGGCTTGTCGGCTAG
- a CDS encoding acyl-CoA dehydrogenase family protein codes for MFELPEELRLLKRAVREWSLKKFDPNLAIELEKKEEFPFELWREANKLGFLNVRFPMEYGGQGMGVLADAIVTEELCRVDSTLGTAIVLGNFSSDCILLFGTEEQKERYLPRVTSGDWISSGAYTEPAHGSDITLLDTRAVKEGGNWIINGSKTFITNAPIAAFFVVLCQTDPEARHKGQTMFIVERGDPGIEITAMHGKLGIRCSLTGEVSFSDCKIPEDRLLGKLNRGFYQFMEFLDKSRIQVAAQAVGIAQGAFDIAWKYANERTAFGQKLIDFQAISHKLAEMAIKIDAARLLTYRAAWYYDRGVIDPALVSMAKAYAARVAVEVTDYAIQILGGYGYFTEYKVERYHRDAKITDIYEGTTEINMNVLINFLSKSSVLKTFMIS; via the coding sequence ATGTTCGAGCTACCTGAGGAGTTGAGATTACTCAAGAGGGCTGTTAGAGAGTGGTCTTTGAAAAAGTTCGATCCAAATCTCGCCATCGAGTTAGAGAAGAAAGAAGAATTCCCATTCGAGTTGTGGAGAGAGGCAAATAAGCTCGGCTTTCTCAATGTAAGGTTTCCGATGGAATATGGTGGTCAAGGAATGGGAGTACTTGCAGACGCCATCGTTACTGAGGAGCTATGTAGGGTCGACTCAACTCTAGGAACCGCTATTGTTCTTGGAAATTTCAGTAGCGATTGCATCCTACTATTTGGGACTGAGGAACAAAAGGAAAGGTATCTCCCAAGGGTTACAAGCGGTGATTGGATAAGCAGCGGAGCCTATACTGAACCAGCTCATGGTAGTGATATAACCTTATTGGACACTAGAGCCGTTAAGGAGGGAGGTAATTGGATCATCAATGGGAGTAAGACCTTCATAACGAATGCTCCAATCGCAGCCTTCTTTGTTGTGTTATGCCAAACTGATCCTGAAGCCAGGCATAAAGGTCAGACAATGTTCATCGTCGAGAGAGGGGACCCCGGTATAGAAATTACTGCAATGCATGGAAAGCTTGGCATAAGGTGTTCCTTAACAGGAGAGGTGTCATTCTCCGACTGCAAGATTCCGGAAGACAGGTTGCTTGGTAAGCTGAATAGAGGATTCTATCAATTCATGGAATTTCTCGACAAAAGCAGGATACAGGTAGCAGCACAAGCCGTAGGCATAGCCCAAGGAGCCTTCGACATTGCATGGAAGTATGCGAACGAGAGAACAGCATTCGGGCAAAAGCTTATCGACTTTCAAGCAATAAGCCATAAGTTGGCTGAAATGGCTATCAAGATTGATGCGGCAAGGTTGTTGACTTATCGAGCTGCCTGGTATTATGATCGTGGCGTAATCGACCCAGCACTGGTAAGCATGGCGAAAGCATATGCAGCTCGCGTTGCCGTGGAAGTCACGGATTACGCGATCCAAATTCTTGGCGGATATGGTTACTTCACTGAATACAAAGTTGAACGTTACCACAGAGATGCCAAGATAACTGACATATACGAGGGGACGACGGAGATCAACATGAATGTGTTGATTAACTTCCTCTCTAAGTCGAGCGTCCTAAAAACATTCATGATATCGTGA
- the thrC gene encoding threonine synthase: protein MKFHLQCIECKAEYPPSQIVYTCPKCGDLLDVVYEYSELIDVNLVKLWSGRTFNVWRYRELLPVLSENPVTLNEGGTGLHLCTRLGGLLKCPNIYVKNEGENPTGSFKDRGMTVGVTRAKELGSKIVICASTGNTSASLAAYAAKAGLHCIVLVPAGKIALGKLVQAIAHGAHVIQVRGNFDYVLRVVRKLSSTYPLYLLNSINPYRLEGQRTLSYEVFEQLGYKVPDVVIVPVGNAGNISAIWKGFKELKHLGLADNAPRMIGVQAEGAAPLAKTLRENSSELIRVPNPETVATAIRIGAPVNWKKALRAVKESKGTIITVSDDEILKAQKLLASAEGLFAEPAGAASIAGLARALDQGLVDRGETVVCVVTGHGLKDLEVILKSNVNLVELESADEIDNFVKALLNKHYLSNTSTPTALGLQTAIEHSIPSSS, encoded by the coding sequence ATGAAATTCCACCTTCAATGCATAGAGTGCAAGGCTGAGTACCCACCATCGCAGATCGTTTACACATGCCCAAAATGCGGGGACCTCTTAGACGTAGTTTACGAGTACTCCGAATTGATAGATGTAAACTTAGTAAAGTTATGGTCTGGAAGGACTTTTAACGTTTGGCGCTACCGCGAGCTTCTTCCAGTACTGTCAGAGAATCCAGTCACTCTTAATGAAGGGGGAACTGGACTTCATCTATGTACTAGGCTTGGAGGTTTGCTTAAGTGCCCGAATATTTACGTAAAAAACGAAGGCGAGAACCCAACAGGGTCTTTTAAGGATAGAGGGATGACCGTAGGGGTAACAAGAGCTAAGGAGCTGGGATCTAAGATCGTAATTTGCGCATCGACAGGGAACACTTCCGCCTCACTTGCAGCCTATGCAGCTAAGGCGGGCCTTCACTGTATAGTCTTAGTGCCAGCTGGGAAGATAGCTTTAGGAAAGCTTGTTCAAGCGATTGCTCATGGAGCTCACGTGATCCAAGTGAGGGGGAACTTTGACTATGTTCTTAGAGTCGTCAGGAAACTATCATCAACGTATCCTCTGTACCTCCTCAATTCGATAAATCCTTATAGGCTCGAAGGACAGAGGACCCTCTCTTATGAAGTGTTTGAGCAGCTGGGGTACAAGGTTCCCGATGTAGTCATAGTCCCTGTTGGAAACGCTGGCAACATAAGTGCCATATGGAAGGGCTTTAAAGAGCTAAAGCACTTAGGCTTGGCTGATAATGCTCCAAGAATGATAGGTGTGCAAGCGGAGGGGGCAGCACCATTAGCTAAGACGCTGCGTGAAAACAGTAGTGAGCTAATAAGAGTGCCCAATCCGGAGACCGTTGCGACCGCTATAAGGATAGGTGCTCCGGTTAACTGGAAGAAGGCTTTGAGGGCAGTTAAAGAATCTAAGGGTACGATAATTACCGTATCTGACGATGAAATTTTGAAAGCGCAGAAGCTTCTGGCATCGGCAGAAGGACTCTTCGCGGAGCCGGCCGGTGCTGCATCCATAGCCGGCTTAGCCCGAGCATTGGATCAAGGTCTTGTAGACAGGGGGGAAACTGTAGTGTGCGTAGTTACGGGGCATGGGCTGAAGGATTTGGAGGTTATCTTGAAGAGTAACGTTAACCTCGTAGAACTTGAAAGTGCGGACGAAATTGACAACTTCGTTAAGGCATTATTGAACAAACACTACCTCTCGAATACCTCAACCCCCACAGCTCTCGGTTTACAAACAGCTATCGAACACTCAATCCCCTCTTCTTCGTAA
- the carA gene encoding glutamine-hydrolyzing carbamoyl-phosphate synthase small subunit → MSSKLNAALVLEDGSIFLGKGFGFPKTVVGEVVFTTGMVGYPESITDPSYQGQILCFTYPLIGNYGVPSFDIKDEWGIPLHFESDRPHVLGIIVHELCDKPSHWSSAQSLHEWLLKEGVPGITGIDTRKLTKKLRIKGVMMGALEVSEGDIDVDKLFSLLEKAPRYDSLDLVAEVTIKEPIIYENYGPTVVVIDCGVKYGIIRSLLRRGLRVIRVPRDWSADKILELEPQGVVVSNGPGNPEMNIETIKTVRELVELGIPMLGICLGNQIIALALGASTYKLKFGHRGQNKPCIDLESGMCYVTSQNHGFAVDETSLKGSGLSTWFLNADDMTVEGIKHARKPVIAVQFHPEASPGPYDTEYVFDLFANMIGVGNSG, encoded by the coding sequence ATGAGTAGTAAACTTAATGCTGCCTTAGTTCTAGAGGACGGCTCAATCTTCTTGGGGAAGGGCTTTGGCTTCCCGAAAACTGTCGTCGGAGAAGTCGTCTTCACCACAGGCATGGTTGGTTATCCCGAGTCGATAACTGATCCTTCATATCAAGGTCAGATATTATGCTTCACGTATCCGCTAATTGGCAACTATGGCGTTCCAAGCTTCGACATAAAGGATGAATGGGGGATTCCATTACACTTTGAATCTGATAGACCTCACGTGCTGGGCATCATAGTTCACGAACTCTGTGATAAACCAAGCCACTGGTCAAGCGCCCAAAGCCTTCATGAATGGCTACTCAAGGAGGGTGTACCAGGAATAACTGGAATAGATACTAGGAAGTTGACGAAGAAGCTGAGGATTAAGGGGGTGATGATGGGAGCACTTGAGGTAAGTGAAGGAGACATTGACGTCGACAAACTCTTCTCACTACTCGAGAAAGCACCTAGGTACGATAGTCTTGATCTCGTTGCTGAGGTTACTATAAAGGAGCCGATAATTTACGAGAACTATGGACCAACGGTCGTGGTGATAGACTGCGGCGTAAAGTATGGGATAATAAGGAGCTTACTTCGTAGAGGATTGAGGGTAATAAGAGTACCAAGAGATTGGAGCGCTGACAAGATATTGGAGCTTGAGCCGCAGGGCGTAGTGGTAAGTAATGGACCTGGAAACCCTGAGATGAACATCGAGACCATTAAGACCGTTAGAGAGCTCGTGGAACTAGGCATACCAATGTTGGGAATATGCCTTGGCAACCAGATCATAGCATTAGCGTTAGGAGCCTCAACTTATAAGCTGAAGTTTGGTCATAGAGGGCAGAATAAGCCGTGCATAGACTTAGAATCAGGGATGTGTTATGTCACGAGTCAGAACCATGGCTTCGCCGTGGATGAGACCTCTCTGAAGGGCTCAGGACTTTCAACATGGTTCTTAAACGCTGATGACATGACTGTCGAAGGGATAAAGCATGCTAGAAAGCCCGTAATAGCGGTTCAGTTTCATCCAGAAGCATCTCCTGGACCCTACGATACAGAGTACGTCTTCGACCTATTTGCTAACATGATCGGGGTGGGCAATAGTGGCTAG
- the carB gene encoding carbamoyl-phosphate synthase (glutamine-hydrolyzing) large subunit produces MVARETPKKVLILGSGAIKIGEAGEFDYSGSQALKAVREEGIETVLVNPNIATIQTDPKLAGKVYLVPVLPEFVAEVIERERPDGIMLGFGGQTALNCGVQLHDMGILDKYGVKVLGTSVESIKRCSDRLLFKQTIESAGLPMPRSKAAYSIEEALEAAKEIGYPVMVRVAYTLGGKASGVTRNENELKEIVRRGLAHSLISQVLIEECISTWKQIEYEVMRDYLGNSVTVCNMENILGMRVHTGDNIVVAPSQTLTNREYHILRVASIRAADALKIIGECNVQLALDPNSERFYIIEMNPRMSRSSALASKATGYPLAYMAAKLALGYKLHELINKVTGRTTACFEPALDYVVLKFPRWDFQKFEGVDRRLGTQMKSVGEVMAIGRCFEEALQKAVRMLDKGLPGLVASSISDRKVLEARLREITDEVLFDVAAALRAGFTVEEISRLTSIDPWFIEKIRNIVVMEERLKSLRGKPLDEFVDVIKEAKRLGFSDKQIAMCLGVTEDEVRDFRYRKGIIPVVKQIDTLAAEWPAQTNYLYVTYGGDEDDIEFKSDVKKVIVLGAGTYRIGSSVEFDWCTMNMVWALKDRGIDEVIVVNCNPETVSTDYDMSDKLYFEELTLERVFDICYKEKPLGVVACVGGQTPNNLAPKLERLGIKILGTAGEDVDRAEDRAKFSKLLDELGIPQPPWAKFSSIEEAEEFARKVGYPVLVRPSYVLSGAAMRVAWTPKQLREFLLKATSVSPEHPVVISKFIEDALEVEVDAVSDGETTIIGAVIEHVERAGVHSGDAIMVIPPQRVSPQTIRTIKDYTKRIAKALRIKGPFNIQFLIKDGTVYVIECNLRASRSMPFVSKVKAINLMKLASYPLLGEKMPWSGSEEPPPIAVGVKVPQFSFMQLEGADPVLGVEMQSTGEVACFGESFTDALYKALLAAGFKIPNNVGNILITVGGVELKKKILPLAKGFKALGFNILATEHTAEFLMEEGFNDVKVLYKVSEPTRKPNIMDAILNREVDLIINIPASITLDKYAEMLRDEYIIRRKAVELGIPVVTTLEMAYALLKVVSWRMLNNPTVYSLNDYMERAIIKIW; encoded by the coding sequence ATAGTGGCTAGAGAGACTCCAAAGAAGGTTTTGATACTTGGCTCAGGCGCGATAAAGATAGGTGAGGCAGGAGAGTTCGATTACAGCGGCTCACAAGCTCTCAAAGCTGTTAGAGAAGAGGGCATAGAAACGGTTCTCGTAAACCCAAACATAGCCACGATACAGACAGATCCAAAACTCGCAGGCAAGGTCTACCTCGTACCAGTTCTACCGGAGTTCGTAGCTGAGGTAATAGAGAGAGAAAGACCTGATGGTATAATGCTCGGCTTTGGAGGTCAGACGGCTCTCAACTGTGGAGTTCAGCTACACGATATGGGCATATTGGATAAGTACGGGGTCAAGGTCTTGGGCACATCGGTTGAAAGCATAAAGAGATGCTCGGACAGGCTTCTCTTTAAACAGACCATAGAGTCCGCTGGTCTGCCAATGCCTCGAAGCAAAGCAGCCTACAGTATAGAGGAGGCGCTAGAAGCCGCTAAGGAGATAGGGTACCCGGTAATGGTTAGGGTCGCATACACTCTAGGCGGCAAGGCATCAGGCGTGACTAGGAATGAGAACGAGCTGAAGGAGATCGTGAGGAGAGGCTTAGCGCATAGCCTAATTAGTCAAGTCTTGATCGAGGAGTGCATATCAACCTGGAAGCAAATAGAGTATGAGGTCATGAGGGATTACTTAGGAAACAGCGTAACAGTCTGCAACATGGAGAACATACTGGGCATGAGGGTTCATACCGGAGATAACATAGTGGTAGCCCCCTCACAAACCTTAACTAACAGAGAATATCACATCTTGCGAGTGGCATCTATTAGAGCAGCCGATGCTCTCAAGATAATTGGTGAATGCAATGTTCAATTAGCCCTAGACCCTAATTCCGAAAGATTCTACATAATAGAAATGAATCCTAGGATGTCTAGGAGCTCCGCTCTGGCATCGAAGGCAACCGGTTACCCATTAGCGTACATGGCTGCTAAGTTGGCTTTGGGATACAAGCTTCATGAGCTAATAAATAAGGTGACGGGAAGGACGACAGCGTGCTTCGAACCAGCTTTAGACTATGTAGTGTTAAAGTTCCCTAGATGGGACTTTCAGAAGTTTGAGGGTGTTGATAGAAGACTTGGCACTCAAATGAAGTCCGTAGGAGAGGTAATGGCAATAGGAAGGTGCTTTGAAGAAGCTCTCCAGAAAGCAGTAAGGATGCTAGACAAAGGTTTGCCTGGTCTTGTTGCAAGTAGCATAAGTGATAGGAAGGTTCTAGAGGCAAGATTGAGAGAGATCACGGATGAGGTATTATTCGACGTAGCTGCAGCTTTAAGGGCTGGCTTCACGGTTGAAGAGATATCGAGGTTAACGTCGATAGATCCATGGTTTATTGAGAAGATAAGGAACATTGTGGTAATGGAGGAGAGACTTAAATCGCTTAGAGGCAAGCCTCTCGACGAATTCGTGGACGTGATAAAGGAGGCCAAGAGGTTAGGTTTCTCTGATAAGCAAATAGCTATGTGTCTTGGCGTAACTGAGGATGAGGTAAGGGACTTCCGGTACAGGAAGGGGATAATCCCTGTTGTAAAGCAGATAGATACACTTGCAGCTGAGTGGCCGGCTCAGACAAATTACCTGTACGTAACATATGGTGGTGACGAGGACGATATAGAGTTTAAAAGTGACGTGAAGAAGGTCATAGTGCTTGGGGCTGGAACCTATAGAATCGGGAGCTCTGTCGAGTTCGATTGGTGCACCATGAACATGGTGTGGGCTTTGAAGGATAGGGGAATCGATGAGGTTATAGTCGTAAACTGCAACCCTGAAACCGTCTCAACCGATTACGATATGAGCGACAAGCTGTACTTTGAAGAGCTCACGCTGGAAAGGGTCTTTGACATATGCTACAAAGAGAAGCCGCTTGGCGTAGTTGCATGTGTTGGAGGGCAAACACCCAACAACTTAGCCCCGAAACTTGAGAGGCTAGGCATTAAGATACTAGGCACCGCTGGTGAGGATGTCGATAGAGCTGAGGATAGAGCGAAGTTCAGTAAGCTTCTAGATGAGTTAGGCATACCTCAACCTCCATGGGCCAAGTTCTCTTCAATAGAAGAAGCTGAGGAGTTCGCGAGAAAAGTAGGTTATCCAGTGCTCGTTAGGCCATCATATGTGCTAAGCGGCGCTGCTATGAGAGTTGCGTGGACGCCAAAGCAGCTTAGGGAGTTCCTTCTCAAGGCTACTAGCGTGAGCCCCGAGCATCCAGTGGTCATAAGCAAGTTCATAGAGGACGCCTTAGAGGTAGAGGTCGATGCTGTATCCGATGGGGAAACCACGATAATAGGAGCGGTGATAGAGCACGTCGAACGCGCAGGAGTTCACTCTGGTGATGCAATAATGGTGATACCCCCTCAGCGGGTAAGTCCTCAAACTATCAGGACAATAAAGGATTACACTAAGCGAATAGCTAAAGCCTTAAGGATCAAGGGCCCATTCAACATACAGTTTCTCATTAAGGACGGAACGGTCTACGTTATAGAGTGTAACTTAAGGGCTTCGAGATCTATGCCGTTTGTGTCTAAGGTCAAGGCCATTAACTTAATGAAGCTTGCCTCTTATCCGCTACTAGGCGAGAAGATGCCGTGGAGTGGAAGTGAAGAACCCCCACCAATAGCTGTGGGTGTTAAGGTACCGCAGTTCTCGTTCATGCAGCTTGAAGGCGCAGATCCTGTACTAGGAGTTGAGATGCAATCAACAGGTGAAGTGGCTTGCTTTGGAGAATCGTTTACCGACGCTCTCTACAAGGCGTTGCTTGCAGCTGGCTTTAAGATTCCTAATAACGTAGGTAACATCCTAATAACCGTTGGGGGCGTCGAGTTGAAGAAAAAGATACTCCCCTTGGCCAAGGGCTTTAAAGCTCTTGGCTTTAATATCCTCGCTACCGAGCACACGGCCGAGTTCTTAATGGAGGAGGGCTTCAATGATGTGAAAGTGCTATACAAGGTTAGTGAGCCTACGAGGAAGCCGAACATAATGGACGCTATACTCAACCGGGAAGTGGACTTGATAATAAACATACCGGCCTCGATAACCCTCGACAAGTATGCAGAAATGTTGAGGGATGAGTACATCATAAGGAGGAAGGCGGTCGAATTGGGAATACCTGTTGTGACCACCTTAGAGATGGCTTATGCTCTTCTAAAGGTGGTGTCCTGGCGTATGCTCAATAACCCAACAGTTTATTCGCTGAACGACTACATGGAGAGGGCCATCATCAAAATATGGTAG
- a CDS encoding DUF2192 domain-containing protein, with product MPINRAYRHHIDACNEVLSSILAGSISTRAEAVEKLAEAYKKRGVGPIRGWTAKNLYDKEMAMAYLVGKYGLGLEFDDNPVLNQVFSAELKYEKACRRILEGAKPTDVIKEIVGNVDKNTIFRILRLMLTAVVLGFEDEEGLLRLYKALSEEFKEHEKGFRSFMKFYIALRVAEKIAIREVRSRSEKEALKLALCLRSCVERGAPSDELISLILREVFGVPKSVVSKVLRGV from the coding sequence ATGCCCATAAACAGAGCTTATAGACATCATATTGATGCTTGTAATGAAGTTCTGAGCTCTATACTCGCCGGTTCCATCTCTACTAGAGCTGAGGCAGTTGAGAAGCTCGCAGAAGCTTATAAGAAGCGGGGTGTAGGACCAATAAGAGGATGGACGGCAAAAAACCTTTATGATAAAGAGATGGCAATGGCCTACCTCGTAGGTAAGTATGGCTTAGGTCTAGAGTTTGATGATAATCCAGTCTTAAACCAAGTGTTCTCAGCTGAGCTCAAGTACGAGAAGGCATGTCGAAGGATACTCGAAGGTGCCAAGCCCACGGACGTAATTAAAGAGATTGTAGGCAACGTGGATAAAAATACCATCTTCAGAATTCTGAGGCTAATGCTGACGGCTGTTGTCCTAGGCTTCGAGGACGAAGAAGGGCTCCTGAGACTTTATAAAGCCTTATCAGAGGAGTTCAAGGAACATGAGAAGGGCTTTCGCTCATTCATGAAGTTCTACATAGCGTTGAGGGTGGCTGAGAAAATAGCAATAAGAGAAGTGAGAAGTAGAAGCGAGAAAGAAGCTTTGAAGTTAGCTCTATGTTTAAGAAGCTGTGTAGAGCGTGGAGCGCCTTCCGATGAGCTTATATCACTGATACTGAGGGAAGTCTTTGGAGTTCCAAAAAGTGTTGTAAGCAAAGTCTTGAGGGGTGTTTAG
- a CDS encoding homoserine kinase: MIVARAPATSANLGPGFDVIGVALDLAYDEVEVEVSDGEGMEIELEGVETPQIPKDPEKNSAGLVAKEMLRRSGVKAHLKIKIKKGVPQGVGLGSSAASASATAIAVARALGLSLSTLELIEVASQGEIASSGVAHADNVAPSILGGFVVIFGYSPLIVEKIMPPQHLEFALAIPKNLKKTTERARAVLPKSISLREHVEAMASYSMLLIGIIKGDLRLIGKAMSSDAIVEAARAKLYPGFLKAKEAAIKSGALGATLSGAGPTIIAAVDARQGNSWSVAEAMKSAYEEEGIECSIAVCKPRAVGVEVFER; encoded by the coding sequence GTGATAGTCGCTAGAGCCCCCGCCACGTCAGCAAACTTAGGCCCTGGGTTTGACGTCATTGGCGTAGCGCTGGACTTAGCATACGACGAAGTGGAGGTAGAGGTAAGTGATGGAGAGGGCATGGAGATAGAGCTGGAAGGTGTAGAGACGCCTCAAATACCCAAGGACCCTGAGAAGAATAGTGCGGGCTTAGTTGCAAAGGAAATGCTTAGGAGGAGCGGTGTAAAGGCTCATTTAAAGATTAAGATCAAGAAGGGGGTTCCTCAAGGGGTTGGCTTGGGTAGCAGTGCAGCTAGTGCTTCAGCTACAGCTATTGCAGTGGCTAGAGCGTTAGGGCTATCGTTAAGTACATTGGAACTTATCGAAGTGGCCTCTCAGGGTGAGATAGCGTCCTCAGGAGTAGCCCATGCGGACAACGTAGCACCTTCGATTCTTGGAGGGTTTGTAGTCATTTTTGGTTACAGCCCCTTAATCGTCGAGAAGATCATGCCACCACAACACTTAGAATTCGCATTAGCAATCCCCAAGAACTTGAAGAAGACTACTGAGAGAGCACGAGCTGTGCTCCCCAAGAGCATAAGTCTCCGAGAGCACGTGGAGGCCATGGCCTCTTACTCTATGCTACTTATTGGTATAATCAAGGGGGACTTAAGGCTCATAGGCAAAGCCATGAGCTCAGACGCGATAGTTGAAGCTGCGAGAGCTAAGCTTTACCCAGGATTCCTCAAAGCTAAGGAAGCTGCAATTAAGAGTGGAGCTTTGGGAGCTACGTTGAGTGGTGCTGGACCAACAATCATAGCTGCTGTAGATGCCAGACAGGGCAATTCGTGGAGCGTGGCAGAAGCCATGAAGAGTGCTTACGAAGAAGAGGGGATTGAGTGTTCGATAGCTGTTTGTAAACCGAGAGCTGTGGGGGTTGAGGTATTCGAGAGGTAG